Proteins encoded by one window of Catharus ustulatus isolate bCatUst1 chromosome Z, bCatUst1.pri.v2, whole genome shotgun sequence:
- the BTF3 gene encoding transcription factor BTF3 produces the protein MKETIMNQEKLAKLQAQVRIGGKGTARRKKKVVHRTATADDKKLQFSLKKLGVNNISGIEEVNMFTNQGTVIHFNNPKVQASLAANTFTITGHAETKQLTEMLPSILNQLGADSLTSLRRLAEALPKQSVDGKAPLATGEDDDDEVPDLVENFDEASKNEAN, from the exons ATGAAGGAAACCATCATGAACCAGGAGAAGCTGGCCAAGCTGCAGGCCCAAGTGCGCATCGGTGGCAAG GGTACTGCCCGCAGAAAGAAGAAGGTTGTTCACAGAACAGCTACAGCAGATGATaaaaaacttcagttttcaTTGAAGAAACTGGGAGTCAACAATATTTCTGGAATTGAAGAG gtaAACATGTTTACCAATCAAGGAACAGTCATTCACTTCAATAACCCAAAAGTTCAGGCATCTCTGGCTGCTAACACCTTCACTATCACTGGCCATGCTGAGACAAAGCAGCTGACAGAAATGCTGCCTAGCATCCTAAACCAGCTCGGAGCTGACAGTCTGACCAGCCTCAGGAGATTGGCAGAAGCCCTACCCAAGCAAT CTGTGGACGGAAAAGCACCACTTGCTACTggtgaagatgatgatgatgaagttCCAG ATCTTGTTGAAAACTTCGATGAAGCTTCGAAGAATGAGGCAAACTGA